CTGCTGCCGGTGGGGGCCATCCTGTCGGTCGCCAACGGCGACGAGGTCAAGCCCGGCGAGATCCTGGCCCGTATCCCGACCGAGGGTGCCAAGACGCGCGACATCACCGGCGGTCTGCCGCGGGTGGCCGAGCTGTTCGAGGCCCGTCGTCCCAAGGATTGCGCGGTCATCGCCGAGATGGACGGCCGGGTCGAATTCGGTCGCGACTACAAGAACAAGCGCCGGATCAAGATCACGCCGGAGCTGAACGCGGACGGCGAACAGCCCGAAGCGGTCGAGTTCCTGATCCCCAAGGGCAAGCACATCTCCGTCCACGACGGCGATCTGATCCAGAAGGGCGACTACATCATCGACGGCAACCCCGATCCGCACGATCTGCTGCGCATCCAGGGCGTCGAGGCGCTGGCCGAGTATCTGGTGAACGAAGTGCAGGAGGTCTATCGACTGCAGGGCGTGCCGATCAACGACAAGCACATCGAGGTGATCGTTCGCCAGATGCTGCAGAAGGTCGAGATCATCGACTCGGGTGAGACCACCCTGATCCGTGGCGACACGGTCGAGGTGGCCGAGGCGGTCCTGGAGAACGAGAAGGTCGAGAAGCGTGGCGGCCGTCCGGCCACGACGCAGCCCGTCCTGCTCGGCATCACCAAGGCGTCGCTGCAGACCCGCAGCTTCATCTCGGCGGCGTCCTTCCAGGAGACCACCCGCGTCCTCACCGACGCGTCGGTCAACGGCAAGAAGGACACGCTGGAAGGCCTGAAGGAGAACGTCATCGTCGGCCGCCTGATCCCGGCGGGCACGGGGGCCTACCTCCGCAGCCTGCAGAAGGTCGCCAATGCCCGCGACGCCGAGCTGACCTCGACCCGCGAAGCCGCGATCGAGCCCCTGCCGGCCGAGCTGCAACTGGAGCTGGCCGAGAGCGAGTGATCGCTCTTCACAGCTGAAGACGAATGAGGGCGGTTCCGGCGACGGAGCCGCCCTTTTTCATGGGTCAGCGCCCTTCAAGGGCTGCAGCCTGGGGTTGCGGATTGCCGTTGACGTGGTCAGGGACCCCCTGCATCCTTCGCAGGACGAGAGGCGGGAATGACTAAAGCCAACAGGAAACACGGCAGCGCCGACAGCGTGCTGTGGGCCGTCACCCTCCTCGCCCTGGGCGCGATGACCTACCTCATGGCGATGAACGCGATGGTCGATCTCGGGGCCGCCGCTCACGACGCCTTCTGCACGGAGCACGGCTGGGCCGTCTGAGGGCGGCGGGCCGGATTACTCCATCTTGCGGTTGTTGCGCAGGCGGTCGTCGGTCATCTCGAACCCCGGTCGCAGAAGCGCCCCGGCGCAGGACCCGCGCAGGTTGCCGCCGGGACAGTCCGGGCTGGCCCCGACGATACCGGAACCGGCGCGGCCGCCGCGCAGGGAATCGTGCAGCGCCAGGGCGGCCGCTCCGTCGCGTGCGAACTGGGCCTCGCGCCGTGCTTCCGACGGCGTCAGGGTGCGGGGGCCCAGCGGTCCGGCGCGGCCGGCGGCCTCGTTGAAGCGGTCGTCGCACAGCCGTTGCTCGGACGGGTTGAGCCGGCCGTCCATGGCGCGACAGCCGGCGGCCCCCAGGCGCATGGATCGGGCGACGGCGGCCCGCATCGTCTCGGGCGTGACCTGCCACGGATCGACCGACGACGGGGCGGCGTCGGCGGGGGCTTCGGCGGCGATTCGCGGGGACAGGGGCGCGGGCGAGGCTTCGGCCTGACCGGGAACCGGCGGCGCGATCGACCGGCTGGCGGGGACCTCGCCTACGGTCGGCGTGGCCTCGGTGCGCGCCGACGCCGGCGCGGCGACGCGGGCGACCTCTCCGCGGAGGAGGGGGCGCGGCTCCATCTGGATGAAGACGGGCATTTCGTCGAAGGCGACCGTCGGGGCGGCCGGCGGCTCGAAGAACCGCAGGGCCAGAGGCGTCAGGATGGCGACGTGAACCAGGACGGAGGCGGCCATCAGCGCGGCGCGGCGGCGTTCGACCGACCCGAAGGACGGACGGCGCGGCACGAGACTCACACTGGCGTCGACCACCTATTCCCCCACCCAATCCCGCAGAGGTTGACCGGCGACCGTGGCGGGATCAGGGCATCGCGGACAGGCGCTTTGCGGCTTCCGGGATGACCATTTTCAGCCGACGGTCTGCCACGGGTCCAGCGGGCGCACCGTCGCGCAGGCGGGCAGGCCGTCCTTGCCGCGCCCGGGCAGCGTGGCCTCGATCACCGCGCCGGGCCTGAGGAGGTCGGCGGCAATCTCGTGCACGTCGATCTTGGCGCGGCGGCTGATGTGCCGGCCGATCGCATCCGTCTGGCCCGCCTGGCCGGCGATGGCGAGATAGATGAAGCGCCGGACAGGGCCCTCGCGGCGCACGAAGGGGCCGCCAAGCCGGCCGTCGGGGCGCAGCGTCACGGGCACGTCGAACGACAGGGGTGCGTCGGTCGCGATGCGGATGTCGACCGGCAGGCTCTTCGCATCCTGAAGGCTGTAGTGGAGACCGGCGACAGGGTCGGCGATCGTCAGGCGCAGGGTCAGGGTCTCAGTCATGGGTCACCTGATGGGTGCCGCGCACCATGCGCACGAACGGGATGGGACGCCCCTTGTGGGTCAGCCGCTCGGCCACCTCGGTGAGGACGAAGCGGGTGATGGAGGGCAGGTCGAGGGCGCGGGCGGCCTCGAGCGGGAGCCAGGCGATCTCGTCCAGCTCGCCCGATCCGGCCGTGGGTTCGGGGGCCAGCAGGGCTGCGGCATCGGCCATGAAGAACCGGGCATCGAACCGCCGCGTCCGGCCCGGCGGCGTGATGGCGCGCGCGACATAGTCCAGGGCGGCGAGGTCGGCCAGGGCCCCGGCGGCCCGGAACTCGCGCCACGGCCCGGCGACGGAGGCGGGCGGGGCCGGGCGGCCGAGGATCAGCCCGGTCTCCTCGAACGTCTCACGTACCGCCGTCAGGCACAGGGCGCGGGCGCGATGGGGTGCCAGTTCGGTCTCCAGACGGGCCCGGGTGGCGGCGGAGGGCTCGGTGGCCGAGGCGGCGGAGAAGTCAGAGCGGTCGATCCGCCCGCCGGGAAAGACCCATTTCGACGCCATGAAGACGTGGCCCGGCGCGCGCCGGCCCATCAGGACCTGGGGGTGCCGGCCGGAGCGGACCAGGATCAGGGTCGCGGCATCCTTCGGACGTTGCCGGGGGCCGGGCGCGCGCGGGGCGTCCGCCAGATCCTGGGCAGCGTCGAAAGGCTGGTGAGCGGACGGCATGTCCGAGCGATGCCACGCGGGCGAGGGCAAGGAAAGAGTGGCGGATGCGCCGTCAGTCCAGCACGCGGCCGATGCGGACCAGCGCCCCGGACGGGTCGCTGACCGCGAACTCATAGGTTCCCCAGATGCGGGCATGCGGACCCTGGGGTTCGATGATCAGGTCGCGCACCCGGTCGGCGACGGCGTCGACGTCCTCCACATAGAGGTAGAGGCCCAGGGGATTGTCCTCGACACGGCGCGGCCAGCCGGGCGTGGACCGCAGGTGGATGCGCCAGCCCCGGCCGTCGTCGAGCAGACGATAGTCGCCATGGTCGCTGACGACTTCGAAGCCGAGGCGACGATAGAAGGCGGTGCTGGCCTCGAGGTCGCGGGCGGGGACGATGGCGGCGGCGTGATGGCGTTCTGTCATGGGCCTTCCTGTGGGCGAGCGAGGATCATGGTCGCCGCGGTGGACAGAGACCAGAGGGCGAAGGCCGCCGTGGCCGCGACTGCGACGTGGAGGCCGAAACCGCCGTCGGTCGTGGTGTGCCAGAGCGACAGGGCGGCGAGGGCGACCCCCAGACCCGCCGCCACGCGACCTGCAAGGGAGAGACGCCACAGGCCCGGGGACCAGGCGGCGGCCCCGAGCGCGACGAGCATCGTGCCGAGAGCGGTGAGGCTCTGGTTCAGGGCCCAGAAGGCGCGGCCGCCGGCCTCGCGGATCACGGGGTCGGACGTGGACGCCATCAGCCGGCCGGTCGCGAAACCGTTGACGAGGGCCGCTCCGGCCAGGGCCAGGAAGCCGGCCCAGAGCAGGACCGCCCCGGCGCGGGTCAACAGGCGGGTGCCGCCGAGACGTCGCCTGACGCCCTCCAGACCGACGGCGAGCGCGAGCAGACAGCCGATCATGGCGGCGTGGACGAAGCCGTTCGACCAGTCGCTGAGCAGAAGGCCATCCTCATGCGTGGTGTCGAACGACGTCGGATGGTGCAGCATCAGGACCAGGGCGAATGCCGTCGCCGCTACGATGAGAACGCCGTCGGCGCGGGTCTGGTCGGTCATGGTGGTCCCCGTTTCAGAGGCCCTGTGTGCCCGGGGTCCGCGCGCCGGGCGACAGACGACGTCGGCCGAAGTCCGGTAGCGGACGAATGACCGGGAATGTCCGGAACGGGGGCGAGGGTTCGGGCTGAACCCCGGCGGGCGATCGTCTAGGGTGCGGAAATGACCGAGGCCGTCGAGGATCTGGACCGGCGCAGCCAGCGGACCCGCAAGGCGGTGTTCGACGCCTTCACGCGCCTGATCTTCGCGCGCCGCTACAGCGCCATGCGGACGTCGGACCTGATCGAGGAAGCGGGCGTCGGGCGTTCGACCTTCTACGAGCATTTCCGCAACAAGGATGACGTGATGGTCTGGGCCATCGATCCGATCTTCGCGCCCCTGGCCGAGGCCGGGGCGGGCAGGGCCAGCCTGCCTCGGCTGCGGTTCGTGGTGGACCACCTGTGGGAGCGCCGGGCGCTGGCGCGGGTGATGTTCGAGCCGCCACTGGCGGCCAAGCTGCAGCGGAAACTGGCGGGGATGATCGAGGCGCGGCTGGGCGGGCAGACGCCGGGCGGCATTCCGCCGGCCATGACGGCGGCCGCGACCGCCGCCGGCCAGCTGGCTATGCTGCAGGTGTGGCTGAGCGGCGAGGTGCCGTGCGAACAGGCGGCGTTGGCGCGACGGCTGGCGGGGGGCTGACGGCCCGTCCATCGCCGCGACCGGTGGCAGGAAGGACCCGGGCTGCGCCTCGGGCGATCAGCCCGCCTCGGCCTCGGCCTCCGCTTCCGCCTCGCCGTTGCCTTGCCCGATGGCCGCGATGCGGGCCTCGAGGGCCTGCCGGACTTCGGGCGAGCAGTCGCTGGCGGTCGTCGTCGCCCCGGCAGCGGGGGTTGCGGCGGGGGCGACGATCAGGTCCTCGACCAGGCTCGACGCGGCGGCGCGGAGCGGGGGCTCCTCGATGCCGGCCACCGCCGTCTGGGCCAGGCGCGTGGCGTCGACGTCTTCCCAGCCGCAGGTCGCGGCCGCCAGTTTGAGCAGCCGGGCGGCCTCCACGCCCTGCACGATCTCGGGATGGCTTGCCTCCAGTGCGGCCATGGCGGCGTTGCGCCCGGCCGCCCCGACATCGACGTCGCCACAGGCGGAGACGGCAAGGGCCGCGACGGCGGACAGAGCCGGAACCAGACGGGGCATGACGATCACTCCATTGAAGCCTTGGCCGGTCATATCAGACCGGGGTGGTCCTGACAGGGCGACCGATTGGCCGAGGGGACCGGGGCCTAGCGCCGCTTGCCCTTCCGGACGCCCTTGGGCGTGCCGCCGCGCGGAGGTTTGGGACCGCCGGGACGGCCGATGCCGCGCTTGGGCGGGCCGTTGCCGCCGGTGCCTGGACCGCGGCCGCGCATCCCGAGGCGCGGGGCGGGGGCGTTGGGGTCGCGCGGCTCGGGGTCCGACAGCATCTCGAACAGCAGGCCGCCGGTGATGGGGGTGGCCTCTCTGAGCTTGATCTCGACGGGACGACCCAGGGTGTAGCGCTGGCCCGAGCGTTCGCCGACGAGGGCGTGGGCGCGGTCGTCGTGGGTGAAGTACTCGCTGCCCAGCGACGAGACGGGCACGAGGCCGTCGGCGCCCGTCTCGTCCAGCCGGACGAACAGGCCGAAGCGGGTCACGCCGGTGATGCGGCCGGTGAAGGTCGCGCCGACCCGGTCTTCGAGGAAGGCGGCGATGTAGCGGTCCATGGCATCGCGCTCGGCGGCCATCGACCGCCGCTCGGTCTGGGTCACCTGGTCGGCGATGGCGGGCAGTTCGGCGATCTCGCGGTCGGTCAGGCCGTCGCTGCCCAGGTTCAGCGCCCGGATCAGGCCCCGGTGCACGATCAGGTCGGAATAGCGCCGGATCGGCGAGGTGAAGTGGGCGTAGCGATCCAGGTTCAGGCCGAAATGGCCGACGTTCTCGGGGCTGTAGATGGCCTGCATCTGGGAGCGCAGGACGACCTCGTTGACGACCTCGGCGTGGGGGCCGTCGCGGGTCTCGTCCAGCAGCTTGTTGAACCGCTTGGTGGTCGGAGCCTCGCCCTTGTTCCACGGCTTGCCGAGGGTCGACAGGAAGTCGGCCAGATTGAAGACTTTCTCCTGGCTGGGGGTGTCGTGGACGCGGAAGATCAGGGGGGTCCGCTTGGCCTCAAGGGTCTCGGCGGCGCAGACGTTGGCCTGGACCATCATCTCCTCGATCAGGCGGTGGGCCTCC
This DNA window, taken from Brevundimonas subvibrioides ATCC 15264, encodes the following:
- a CDS encoding DUF5990 family protein → MTETLTLRLTIADPVAGLHYSLQDAKSLPVDIRIATDAPLSFDVPVTLRPDGRLGGPFVRREGPVRRFIYLAIAGQAGQTDAIGRHISRRAKIDVHEIAADLLRPGAVIEATLPGRGKDGLPACATVRPLDPWQTVG
- a CDS encoding NUDIX hydrolase, whose product is MPSAHQPFDAAQDLADAPRAPGPRQRPKDAATLILVRSGRHPQVLMGRRAPGHVFMASKWVFPGGRIDRSDFSAASATEPSAATRARLETELAPHRARALCLTAVRETFEETGLILGRPAPPASVAGPWREFRAAGALADLAALDYVARAITPPGRTRRFDARFFMADAAALLAPEPTAGSGELDEIAWLPLEAARALDLPSITRFVLTEVAERLTHKGRPIPFVRMVRGTHQVTHD
- a CDS encoding VOC family protein; this encodes MTERHHAAAIVPARDLEASTAFYRRLGFEVVSDHGDYRLLDDGRGWRIHLRSTPGWPRRVEDNPLGLYLYVEDVDAVADRVRDLIIEPQGPHARIWGTYEFAVSDPSGALVRIGRVLD
- a CDS encoding TetR/AcrR family transcriptional regulator produces the protein MTEAVEDLDRRSQRTRKAVFDAFTRLIFARRYSAMRTSDLIEEAGVGRSTFYEHFRNKDDVMVWAIDPIFAPLAEAGAGRASLPRLRFVVDHLWERRALARVMFEPPLAAKLQRKLAGMIEARLGGQTPGGIPPAMTAAATAAGQLAMLQVWLSGEVPCEQAALARRLAGG